CAGACAAACCAAGCATCTTTAGGAACGCCGAGTTTCTGCAAACAATTCCAACCGCGATGGGTATCGGAATCGGATAAGGTAAGTAAAGGCGCTCGTTTCTCCTCGTGCCACTGTTTTTCTACCTCAGCAATAAGTTGGTCAACCGCTTGTGCTTGACCTTGACGAAAACCAACCACATTAATTCGTTCTTCTAAATATTGGGCAATAGGGGTAAATTCTTGAATGGTGTCAGGGTCGGAAATGATTTTAATGTAAGGACTCCAATAATTGAGAAAACAGGGATTAACCATTTTGTCTGGAGGGACTAATACAGCAGTTCGGCATGAAGTTCGCCAACCTAAAATCCCCATTTTGACGTAGTAGTCTAATAGCGTAATGTGTCCGATTCCGTTGGGAATACAGAGAATTAATCGAAGATCGATTTTATCTAGAAGTTTTTCTTTTGCTAGTTTTTTCTGAACCTCAGCCGCTTTCTGGTAAATTGCTAATGCTTCATTTTTTCTCCCGATAATGAGCAAGTTATCTCCCGCTTTGTAATAGGCTTCTAGCCAATCGTTTTTCAAAGTAAAAGCTTGTTTCCAATGCGCGATCGCGCGCTCAAAACTTGGCATAGCTTCATCGCTCTCAATATCGCTGTAGTAAAGCTTTTCCAGCATATTACCCAAGCGAAAGTGCGCCTCCGCAGCATCAAGAGAAAGTACTGTGCATAACTGATATTTTTGTGCGGCTTGTTCCCATAAACTTTGGCACTCAAGAATTGACCCAATTTGTAAGAAAACATCGAACAAGTCAGGTGAGATTCTTGGGTGTTTTTGCTCGATCTGTCGATCGATCCCTTCAGGATTGGGTAAAGCACTTTTAAGATCGATTCGTGAATCAACCTCCTTTAATCCCAACGTAATAGCTTTTTGATAATCTTGAATTGCTTTGCTCAACTGACCATCAAACTCTAGAGCATTACCTCGATAGAAGTAAGCCACAGACCAATTAGGCTGTAAAGCGATAACTTTTTGGTATTGCTCGATAGCTTTTTGGTGTTTGCCCAAGTTGAGTAAGGAATGACCGAGCTTGAAGTGAGTTTCTGCAACAGGAGGTTGAAGAACCAGTACCCGATACCAACTTTGAGCTGCGTTTTCCCAATTACTTTGGCTAAAGAATAGTTCTCCCAAACATCGATGGGGATCTACCCATTCTGGTTGTAGCGCGATCGCGCTCTGATAACTCTCAATTGCCTCATTTAATTTGCCTTGATGAGAAAGGATATTGCCTAAGTTGAAGTGAGAATCAGCCTTATCCGGTTGCAGCGCGATCGCGGATTCAAAACACTTTTGCGCCTGTTCTAATTGCTCTTGAGCTTTGAAGGCTTCTGCGAGGTATAAATGAGGTTCTACCCATTCCGGTTGCAGCGCGATCGCGCTCTGATAACTCTCAATTGCCCTCTCTAATTTGCCCTGATGAAAAAGAATATTGCCTAAATTGAAGTGAGAATCGGCTCTCTCCGGTTGCAGCGCGATCGCGGATTCAAAACATTCTTTTGCTTGTTCGAGATGTCCTAGGGCTTTGAAGGCTTCTGCGAGGTATAAATGAGGGTCTACCCATTCTGGTTGCAGTGCGATCGCGTTCTTATAGTTCTCAATGGCTTCCTCTAATTGACCCTGATTGTTCAGAGCATTGGCAAGATTAAAATAAACCTCTGCTCTTTCGGGTTCAAGCGTCAGAACTTTTTTGTAAATTGCTGCTGCTTTGTTAAACTGACTTTGGTTTAGTAGTGCATTCCCCAATAGCCAAAAAGCATCTACCCAACGAGGCTGTAGCGGTATAGCCTGTTGGTATTGTTCAAATGCCTCATCCCATCGCTCTTGTTGGGCGAGAACCTTCCCATAATTGAAGTGTAATTCTTCCTCGTTGAAACCCAGCGCGATCGCCTGTTGATAATCCTGAGTTGCTTCCTGTAACTGCTCTCCTACGGCGAAAGCGTTTCCTCGGTAGTAGTAAGCAGACGCATGATTAGGATAGAGCGCGATCGCTTGATTGTACTTTTCAAGAGCTTCTGCGAATTTCCCTTGTGCTAAGAGAATATTTCCGGAGTTTACAATTTCATCTAAAGACCAAAAATTGAACCGACGAATCAGGTTAAGGAAATATTTTAGCCAGGGAAACTTTTTCAAGAGTGGCAGAAAACGCTGCATGGTTTTTAGGGAGGAAAATTGCGAACAGGTGCAAAGGTTGAGTATAAACCCTAAAACCTAATTGCCTGTCCCCATCATTAAGCTACCAATCGTAGCAGATGGACAGAAGAGAACTCTCTATCTAGCAATCTATTGAGGAACGCGCGATCGCGTCCCTCCATTAAAAAAGGTATTAATCTTTAGTCAAGAAGATCTCTATACTTTTGCAGGAAATTTCGCCCTAACCGACTAGGATAACTCGTGTACTGAGAAGAAATCCGATCTAACTGCTCTTGCAGGCAAATATCTTCTTCTGTGTACTCAATACTGCCCTCCAAACGTTCCAGCATTTCCACCACTAGGGCATTAATCTCCTCTAGGGTATTGTCTACGGGTTTAATGCCCTTCTCAATCAAGAATGGAGCGTATTGAATGTATCCAATAGAAGGATCTATAACCTCGGCAAAGGATAAGTATCGCTGCTCTGGTTCTGACCAGTAAAGCTTGGGAAGCAGTACGTCAGCACTATAAGCAGAGCGAATTCCCATCGGAGTCCAGTTAGTAATCGCACACGGTACGCCGAATGTTGGCGGAACGTGAGACAATCCAGAAGTCGTGCCAATATAGAAGCGACAAGCTCCACATAAGAAAACATCCATCCAATCGCTTTTAATCGAACTATGGGCATAGTCAATCACCTGCGGTTGAGGGGGTAGGGGTTTCATGCTCGGATCGCCAACGCGAATAACCCATCCCCCTCGCTCTACAATAGTTTGAATGGCAAGGGAGTAGGTGTCGATATTTGCATTGCGGAAGGTTTGATATAAACCCTTGGAATCTTTGTGAAAACCTGGTTCGCGGACGTGAAGGCAGACAAACCAAGCATCCCTCGGAACGCCAAGAGTTTCAAGTGCTTGCCATCCCCGTTCCCGGTGAGATTCTGACAGACTCAATAGCGGGTGTCGATTTTCTGCTTCCCACTGTTTTTGTATGATTGCCCAAGCTTCAAAATAAGGTAGCGTTCGACCATCCGAAAATGTTACGCCAGCCAGCACATCTTCAGAACAATCTTTGAGAAAGGAGAGTTGCTGAATCACAGCA
This Lusitaniella coriacea LEGE 07157 DNA region includes the following protein-coding sequences:
- a CDS encoding tetratricopeptide repeat protein encodes the protein MQRFLPLLKKFPWLKYFLNLIRRFNFWSLDEIVNSGNILLAQGKFAEALEKYNQAIALYPNHASAYYYRGNAFAVGEQLQEATQDYQQAIALGFNEEELHFNYGKVLAQQERWDEAFEQYQQAIPLQPRWVDAFWLLGNALLNQSQFNKAAAIYKKVLTLEPERAEVYFNLANALNNQGQLEEAIENYKNAIALQPEWVDPHLYLAEAFKALGHLEQAKECFESAIALQPERADSHFNLGNILFHQGKLERAIESYQSAIALQPEWVEPHLYLAEAFKAQEQLEQAQKCFESAIALQPDKADSHFNLGNILSHQGKLNEAIESYQSAIALQPEWVDPHRCLGELFFSQSNWENAAQSWYRVLVLQPPVAETHFKLGHSLLNLGKHQKAIEQYQKVIALQPNWSVAYFYRGNALEFDGQLSKAIQDYQKAITLGLKEVDSRIDLKSALPNPEGIDRQIEQKHPRISPDLFDVFLQIGSILECQSLWEQAAQKYQLCTVLSLDAAEAHFRLGNMLEKLYYSDIESDEAMPSFERAIAHWKQAFTLKNDWLEAYYKAGDNLLIIGRKNEALAIYQKAAEVQKKLAKEKLLDKIDLRLILCIPNGIGHITLLDYYVKMGILGWRTSCRTAVLVPPDKMVNPCFLNYWSPYIKIISDPDTIQEFTPIAQYLEERINVVGFRQGQAQAVDQLIAEVEKQWHEEKRAPLLTLSDSDTHRGWNCLQKLGVPKDAWFVCLHVRESGYTGDKDRPPNNHRNADIQTYLLAIQTIVEQGGWVIRIGDPTMKPLPPMKQVIDYAHSEMKSDWMDVFLCACCHFYLGTASGPCMIPPAFGIPCALTNYNPIVARPFYFNNLYIPKLYWSIPEKRYLTFEEIWSSFLAENFHSNFYLAQGIQFIDNTSDEIKDLVLEILEQLDGKLTYTLENDSLQSQFNRLGKTHGSYGFNSRVGRAFLQKHLHLL